A genomic window from Phocoena sinus isolate mPhoSin1 chromosome 20, mPhoSin1.pri, whole genome shotgun sequence includes:
- the RASD1 gene encoding dexamethasone-induced Ras-related protein 1, with product MKLAAMIKKMCQSDSELSIPAKNCYRMVVLGSSKVGKTAIVSRFLTGRFEDAYTPTIEDFHRKFYCIRGEIYQLDILDTSGNHPFPAMRRLSILTGDVFILVFSLDNRDSFEEVQRLKRQILDTKSCLKNKTKENVDVPLVICGNKGDRDFYREVEQREIEQLVGADPQRCAYFEISAKRNSRLDQMFHALFAMANLPREMSPDLHRRVSAQHCETLHKKALRGKRLRRAGGDQDDAFGILAPWARRPSVHSDLMYIREKASGGGQTKDKERCVIS from the exons ATGAAATTGGCCGCGATGATCAAGAAGATGTGCCAGAGCGACTCGGAACTGAGTATCCCGGCCAAGAACTGCTACCGCATGGTGGTCCTTGGCTCGTCCAAGGTGGGCAAGACGGCCATCGTGTCGCGCTTCCTCACTGGCCGCTTCGAGGACGCCTACACGCCCACCATCGAGGACTTCCACCGCAAGTTTTACTGCATCCGCGGCGAGATCTACCAGCTCGACATCCTCGACACGTCCGGCAACCACCCCTTCCCCGCCATGCGGCGCCTCTCCATCCTCACTG GAGACGTGTTCATCCTGGTGTTCAGCCTGGACAACCGCGACTCCTTCGAGGAGGTGCAGAGGCTCAAGCGGCAGATCCTCGACACCAAGTCTTGCCTCAAGAACAAAACCAAGGAGAACGTGGACGTGCCCCTGGTCATCTGTGGCAACAAAGGGGACCGGGACTTCTACCGCGAGGTGGAGCAGCGCGAGATCGAGCAGCTGGTGGGCGCCGACCCCCAGCGCTGCGCCTACTTCGAGATCTCGGCCAAGAGGAACAGCCGCCTGGACCAGATGTTCCACGCGCTCTTCGCCATGGCCAACCTGCCGCGCGAGATGAGCCCGGACCTGCACCGCCGGGTATCGGCGCAGCACTGCGAGACGCTGCACAAGAAGGCGCTGCGGGGCAAGAGGCTGCGGCGAGCGGGCGGCGACCAGGACGACGCCTTCGGCATCTTGGCGCCCTGGGCGCGCAGGCCGAGCGTGCACAGCGATCTCATGTACATCCGCGAGAAGGCCAGCGGCGGCGGCCAGACCAAGGACAAGGAACGCTGCGTTATCAGCTAG